The Oryza glaberrima chromosome 9, OglaRS2, whole genome shotgun sequence genome includes a window with the following:
- the LOC127783553 gene encoding uncharacterized protein LOC127783553 — MALRFEVLGRFNRARAARLTLPHFTCQTPLFMPVGTQGTIKGLTTDQLEEIGCQIILGNTYHLELRPGSQLIDDLGGLHKFMNWKRALLTDSGGFQMVSLLHLADITEEGVTFQSPVDGKPMLLTPEESIHIQNNIGADIIMALDDVVKTTITGPRIEEAMYRTLRWIDRCIAAHKKPDVQNLFGIVQGGLDPVLRDICVKGLVERNLPGYAIGGLAGGEDKDSFWRVVAQCTAGLPEDKPRYVMGVGYPLDIVVCSALGADMYDCVYPTRTARFGTALVPEGVLKLKQNAMATDERPIDPTCPCMVCKNYTRAYLHCLVTKDAMGSQLLSYHNLSFMMRLSRDLHMSILEGRFPEFVRGFLRMQFPKGDVPKWVRNAMVVAGIDISECCTPAKYPRDAMDAPGTDIPELLPPTKCS, encoded by the exons ATGGCGCTTCGGTTCGAG GTATTAGGAAGATTCAATCGTGCTCGTGCAGCTCGATTAACACTACCCCACTTTACTTGTCAGACACCACTGTTTATGCCTGTTGGAACTCAAG GTACAATAAAAGGCCTGACTACTGACCAGTTAGAGGAAATAGGTTGCCAGATTATACTTGGAAACACCTACCACCTTGAACTTCGTCCAGGTTCTCAACTTATTGACGACTTGGGTGGCCTTCACAAATTTATGAATTGGAAAAGGGCGTTGCTGACTGACTCTGGTGGTTTCCAAATG GTTTCTTTGCTACATTTGGCTGACATTACTGAGGAAGGAGTTACATTTCAG TCACCTGTTGATGGGAAGCCCATGCTCTTGACACCTGAGGAATCTATCCATATTCAG AACAACATTGGAGCTGATATAATAATGGCTCTTGATGATGTTGTGAAGACCACAATTACTGGCCCAAGGATAGAGGAAGCTATGTATCGTACCCTTCGTTGGATTGATAGGTGCATTGCTG CTCATAAGAAACCTGATGTCCAGAACTTATTTGGGATTGTACAAGGAGGATTAGATCCAGTTCTTAG AGATATCTGCGTGAAGGGCTTGGTTGAGCGGAACCTTCCAGG ATATGCCATTGGTGGTCTTGCAGGCGGTGAAGATAAAGACTCGTTCTGGCGTGTTGTTGCCCAGTGCACTGCTGGACTGCCTGAAGATAAACCACGATATGTTATG GGTGTTGGCTATCCACTTGATATTGTAGTATGTAGTGCTTTGGGTGCAGACATGTATGACTGTGTTTATCCAACTCGTACTGCTCGCTTTGGGACTGCACTTGTTCCTGAG GGTGTTCTGAAGTTGAAACAAAACGCAATGGCAACTGATGAACGACCGATAGATCCGACCTGTCCATGTATG GTCTGCAAAAACTATACACGTGCTTACTTGCATTGTCTTGTCACAAAAGATGCTATGGGTTCCCAACTGCTGTCGTATCACAATCTATCATTTATGATGCGG TTAAGTAGAGACCTCCACATGTCAATTCTGGAAGGACGATTCCCAGA ATTCGTGCGAGGATTCTTGAGGATGCAG TTCCCAAAGGGCGATGTTCCGAAGTGGGTTCGCAACGCAATGGTTGTTGCTGGCATTGACATATCGGAGTGCTGCACCCCCGCGAAGTATCCTCGTGATGCAATGGATGCTCCGGGTACTGACATACCTGAGCTCTTGCCTCCTACCAAGTGCTCCTGA